Below is a window of Oryza brachyantha chromosome 10, ObraRS2, whole genome shotgun sequence DNA.
TTTCTCTCACGAACTTATGGCAAGAGTGGCACTATGACTATGGGGTCCTTACTGTTTTGACAGCACCATTATTCTTGTGCTCCACGTTAGGAGAAGGAGGTTCCATTAGCGAAGAATGTTCCCCCCCTGATGGGCATACATACTTGCAGCTGTTCAACAGGAGGAGGATATTCTCGGTGAGATGCTCTCCAGAGAGCTTCATTGTTCAGGTTGGGGAGGCAGCAGACATCTTGTCCGGTGGGAATCTGAGGTCTACACTTCACTCTGTGACTAGACCATTCGGCTCTACAAACATCAGCCGGGAAACTTTTGTAGTGTTCTTGCAGCCATCATGGGACAAAATTTTACCTTACACTGGTCACTGTTTTGCTGGTCATGATGAACCAAGTGAAGGCGATGACTCAACATTCAGTGATGGGTCAGTCATGTATTCAAGTAAGCATAAATTGATGCAAGATATTTTGAAAAAGATCCCCCCTCTGTCATCAAGGCTAAAAGAAGGGATGACATTTGCTGAATTTTCTCGACAGACAACAAAACAGTATTATGGTGGTGGAGGCatccaacaaaataattaaaagcaGTACTCTGGTACTGAAATGCACCTGTTGGAGGCACAAACACTAACAGtatgcattgttttgttttgtcataATGATGGGAAATTTAGTAGTGATCCATGCAAAATTAGTGACATCATGGTAAATGCAGAATTATTGTCTGTTCCCCATGATGaatgtttttcaaattttcacaTCAGAGTCTGTGTTTCTGATATTAAATAGATGTCTGACAAAGTTAGTTAGCATTAGGCCCTTAGCATCATTTCTATTGATTTTGTCTAACATCATTTTCTTTCAATAAATAGACAGAACAGTCTTTCCTCTCTGTCTTATGCTTCTTAAGATTAAATGTGATGCATGCTTCAATATCTTCTGAAGGAACAAGTGGCTAAGAAGATACGGAGTTAACATAGCTGTATCCTATTTCAGTGATGCTGGTTCTCTGTTGCTTGTTTAATGTGTTGTCATTCTTAGCTGGGGTTTCTGATACTGACAAAAAAGATCTCACAATCATTCTTTTCCAGCAGAGAGCTGACAGTTTTACAATATCTGTCCCGTTTTTCAGGACTCACTAATTGCTACAAAAATAGCAACAGAGAATAttgcatttcttttctttttcttggaaCATTTTCATTGTTTCCATTAAGTGGTACCCGCAATTTTTTCCACCGGTTATTCCACTGAGAAGGCTACACAATCTTCCTCCCACCTCACTATCTCAGGTGGAACTCACTGGGCAAAAACATCACTTTTCTTATGAATATAAATTCGTTCATATTCATGTCATTTTAACTAAACCTTTAGCTCAAATGCTCAGCTTTACATGATAATACAAGAGTTATAAAAATGGTTGACTCAGCAAATTCAATTTGCATGTTATTCCAATAAAAGgaggtaaaaatattttgatctctAATAGCTCAAGAGTTTATGTTCTTATtagaacatatttttttctattatcaAAATATGTCGTGTTGCACAATAACATCTGTGAAGTGTATTTTGATGTTACTAGCTAAATACCTGTGATTTGCTACGGACAAAAATATGGATTATATGCATGCTACCATTTTTGTCCCTATGTATGTCTTTGCATGAGAAACTTGTTTATTTTAgagatatataatttgattttttgattgAGGGATAAAATATGATCTTATGGTATAAGTTGTACAGTGACCCCTAAAACAACTTACTGAACAACGGCCAGATGGCCAATGAAATGTAGGCCAAATATACATCACTTCTGCTGCTGGCTATATGTCAGTcattcctccttttttttatcatttgtttcTGTTACCTTTGGATTTTTTACCCAAGAAGTGGGTAGAAATGACTGGTTTCTCCCCTCATCTGCCCCTGGGAGCCCTTTTTACTTATGCAACGGAAATTACATTATTGCCCTTGGCTTTTTTACATGGGAGTAGCCTTGCCCTGGGGGCAATTTAGTGCTTTATTACACTAGTTAAGCTAACACCCTAGGAATGGGGTATATCCCCTGACAGTTCCCACTGCAGAAATGTGAACACTTGCAATGAAATTATCCCCTGAATGATTTTTCAATATGTCAAATCATGTGGGCAGCATGACTTTAATTTGTCCAGTTTGGTGATTTCCATATCATTCATGATGGATGTTTGATTGCACCTGCCCTTGCTGGTATCAACTGCTTTTGATTTACTGTGATTTGTTGCGCTCCATGTTTTTGTCCAGGTGTTTCATGTTCATTATCTCAAGCCATGGAGACCTTTTTTGGACGGCAAGTAGCGGACAGGTCCACCGggtaaaattttctttctttcatatACATCTCCATTGTCTCATATAAATTTTCCTTTCATTTCCATAGCACAGTATTGATGCCGCAtttacacaatatatatagtttgaacTTCTTTTTGGTTGTGCTCTTATGTAACATTCTGACATTCTGTAGATTTCTGCGAAGTTCTATTTCCTCCGTGTGACAAGTAAATGATTTATGTGTACACAATTAGTGTTGGATATGCATTCCTTCAGTGCTCATCTCTTCCTTGTGACCTTATGCCTGTTTGTTACTTGAATCATTTGTGTTCTACTCATGTACGTACATCTCATGACCAGTCATcaagttgtttttttctcttttcaaatTAGCCTAAGTCATGCATCTAGTTCTAGATGTATATAATAAAGAGAGGTTATAATTACAAGAAATGGAGGTGTCAGAAGGGAATAAAATGAAAAGGCATGTCTTTGATCTACACctgttgaaaattcaaagaaAGTGAAACTCAACTAAGAATCGAACTACTTTACATGAGTGATCGTACGTCTACTACCAGTTCTGTTCTATACCAACACGGTGCATGGACATGCCCTACTTTGTATCATGTTGCTGCAGCTGTATCCACCCTGTAGTGTAGGTGCGGAAACCATCCTCCGATGATGATAGATGGATGCCATGGGATGAGCTCGGGCCATGGCGAAGCCGACACACAGAGTCTAGCGGGAGCTGAATCACCTTGACGGCACAGGCCTTCTCCAGGTTTGGTGTGGCATGGAGCCAAGAAGGGAGTTCTATGGTAAAGTTGCCGTTCTCATCAGTTATTCCAAATACAGAGTTAGCCATCGCCTTAATACCTTCTGTTTCACATGTCACTCCTACCGTAGCACCTGTTTGAGAAAAAACACAAGGTTAGCTCATGACTCTCTTTGCATATTATTTCAGCACCAACAAGAAGTTACTACATATAAATTAGGTGTTTTGGCTTGTAAATTTgctattttatagttttgatAGCTTTTCTTATATGTAATCAACCATAGGTCAGAACctaaaatagtaaaagttGTGCGTTGAATGCTAATATCCAAGTAGAATAAtgtcatcaaaaaatcaaaataaatacataaaaataaagcaaAGATTTCAAGACGACAACAACAAATTCAATGAGTACAAAACAATCCATGACTTCCCTTTTAACCGTTGATGTTACCGATATGCCTTAGAGGTAATCATATAGATGATTGGACCATATACCgtgtttataatattatagaaTAAAGTGTTTTTCTGTTGcttgaaataaataatctaTTATTTATCAATGTGTATGTGACTTATTCATCGTAACCCGAATCAATGGCTCGAAATTACACCAATATGGAAGTTATTACTTTGACCTGTAGGCTGTGCTGATATTTCATTCCAATTACTAGGTTTCAC
It encodes the following:
- the LOC107305181 gene encoding uncharacterized protein LOC107305181, whose translation is MPRRLPSSSPHWLLLLLVTAVMLSATEATAPVVPMELYFSPAELASIAGYGEEPVSTVVVSGQVVCLLSCRRHGADLLSFELPGATVGVTCETEGIKAMANSVFGITDENGNFTIELPSWLHATPNLEKACAVKVIQLPLDSVCRLRHGPSSSHGIHLSSSEDGFRTYTTGWIQLQQHDTK